The following proteins are co-located in the Doryrhamphus excisus isolate RoL2022-K1 chromosome 15, RoL_Dexc_1.0, whole genome shotgun sequence genome:
- the smim22 gene encoding small integral membrane protein 22 gives MTPRNIQEEFEGHFNDVISRLQSKQFFQSDWDIAFCVVFFVFFGIIVLMVTLILIRCCCCCDEKPRHHKVGIENMTLEP, from the exons ATGACGCCAAGAAACATCCAGGAGGAATTTGAAGGTCATTTCAATGATGTGATTTCCAGACTGCAGTCCAAGCAGTTCTTCCAGTCCGATTGGGACATTGCTTTCTGTGTtgtcttcttcgtcttctttg GTATAATTGTTCTGATGGTCACCCTGATACTCATCcgttgctgttgctgctgcgaCGAGAAG CCTCGACATCATAAAGTGGGCATAGAGAACATGACTCTGGAACCTTGA
- the cog1 gene encoding conserved oligomeric Golgi complex subunit 1 isoform X2, with the protein MTVDPASSLRVSEIKDPVVLFERYSTEEIRSIECKVRGQIEQKKEELRQMVGERYRDLIDAADTIGEMRHSSGSVVQSIQDMHQYCHLLKQGKSCASSRNPERQRQEKFYAMASQIKLLLEIPERMWSAMEASQYLQATQLYLLCCHLHSLLHLDAATGTHYSPVLARFPIIVRQVAATANFRSTILLDSKSLLRGRAVSDQAIAEALLSAMLLEDSSPRQALADFLLARKASIHQLLNQPQHGAGVKAQVCSLVELLVTTLFQAYAVFYVPSDGSPRSGEATLSCGLLFSILENVTSSTPAAGGKRVLQEDTSTGSWFKYLPPSITDFQPTLRTLAQPIHREQLRDTLQQWIDTCKEDICQGVSGLLVYVKSLKGLAAIRDAVWDLLSTDSINQHWNTVCQRLLERRLAVWDDFLQQLFLQRLQTITKEETEAISMSSVQLLTSAVRDLEEQTGTACNQVAQYEVDVASYLWSESAGDLLSDAGWVSVNQRGQQQQQRSGLAMKTQALTPCVQNFCSSLDGKLKERLDDLQHYLPSQEAAVVPSSGPTKSSSSPSSCHRFTDSPAVEEALREGCRACVHRILSAVRSELAAATPDPSPARLSSVLFMARLCQCMADLCPSMQLCIFGRQSGCQAMAAVTGRQGKKLGKARATVEVSATQVKWAELKEELLKCSMEAYCIWSAALSKTLLDTFGTALRAAQSAGAVLTTATNWEALEIQEEAESGSSVTSKIRVPVQPSWFVQSLLFQLCVEVNRVGGHTLPAPTLRQLLQACLDRVLQEYLGLRQQAPKEDGCPITQNRALQMIFDLSYLHATLAAKTDESKSSRSPQDPRMQEVCDWLESHIDPFDLDVFTPPLNANLGRLRQRTSVLFGLVTGSEKHFSLRNSSVTSQEPHNILPLTNSQMRFGLLPLSVSSVHKSKMATTNTNTQLAPPPPRFLSADGRESFRPGSLFRQLADQEEDATSSSLFHLSWLSAMAK; encoded by the exons ATGACTGTGGACCCAGCTTCGTCTCTCCGTGTGTCGGAGATAAAGGACCCCGTGGTTCTTTTCGAACGCTACAGCACAGAAGAAATTCGAAGCATAGAATGTAAAGTCCGAGGGCAGATCGAACAGAAGAAAGAGGAGCTTAGGCAGATGGTGGGGGAACGCTACCGGGACCTGATCGACGCTGCGGACACCATCGGGGAGATGAGGCACAGCTCCGGGAGTGTGGTCCAGTCCATCCAAGACATGCACCAGTACTGCCATCTTCTCAAACAAGGAAAAAGCTGTGCGAGCAGTCGCAATCCAGAG agGCAGAGACAGGAGAAGTTCTACGCCATGGCCTCCCAGATCAAGCTCCTCTTGGAGATTCCGGAACGAATGTGGAGCGCCATGGAGGCCTCCCAGTATCTGCAGGCCACTCAGCTCTACCTTCTGTGTTGCCATCTTCACAGTCTCCTCCACCTGGACGCCGCCACGGGGACTCACTACAGTCCCGTCCTGGCCCGTTTCCCCATCATTGTGCGGCAGGTGGCCGCAACTGCTAACTTCAG GTCCACCATCCTCCTTGACAGCAAGTCTCTGCTACGGGGTCGGGCGGTGTCAGACCAGGCCATCGCAGAGGCTCTGCTGTCGGCCATGCTGCTGGAGGACAGCTCTCCACGCCAGGCGCTTGCTGATTTCTTGTTGGCCCGAAAGGCCTCCATCCATCAGTTGCTCAACCAGCCCCAACACG GGGCAGGTGTGAAGGCCCAAGTGTGCAGCCTGGTGGAGCTGCTGGTGACCACGCTGTTTCAGGCCTACGCTGTTTTCTACGTGCCCTCAGATGGAAGCCCCAGGTCCGGGGAGGCCACCCTTAGCTGTGGCCTGCTCTTTTCCATTCTGGAAAATGTCACCTCCTCTACACCTGCAG CTGGAGGCAAGAGGGTTCTACAGGAGGACACGAGTACAGGCAGCTGGTTCAAGTACCTGCCCCCCTCCATCACAGACTTCCAGCCCACACTTCGTACCCTAGCACAGCCCATCCACAGGGAGCAGCTACGTGACACCTTACAGCAGTGGATTGATAC GTGTAAGGAGGACATCTGCCAGGGGGTTAGTGGCCTCCTGGTCTACGTTAAGAGCCTGAAGGGCCTGGCAGCCATTCGAGACGCCGTATGGGACCTCCTGTCCACGGACTCCATCAACCAGCACTGGAACACAGTGTGTCAGCGGCTGCTGGAGCGCCGCCTGGCCGTCTGGGATGACTTCCTGCAACAGCTCTTTCTTCAACGCTTGCAG ACTATCACCAAAGAGGAGACTGAAGCCATCTCCATGAGCTCTGTGCAGCTCCTCACCTCAGCTGTGAGGGATCTAGAGGAACAGACCGGCACCGCCTGCAACCAGGTGGCCCAGTACGAAGTAGACGTGGCCTCCTACTTGTGGTCGGAGTCTGCGGGGGACCTGCTGAGTGATGCAGGGTGGGTCAGCGTGAACCAGCgggggcagcagcagcagcagagaagCGGTCTGGCCATGAAGACCCAGGCCCTCACGCCCTGTGTTCAGAACTTTTGCTCCTCTCTGGACGGCAAGCTGAAAGAACGACTCGATGACCTCCAGCACTACCTTCCCTCCCAAGAAGCAG CTGTTGTGCCATCCTCCGGACCCACCAAGAGCTCGTCGTCGCCGTCCTCCTGCCATCGCTTCACAGACTCGCCGGCAGTGGAGGAGGCGTTACGTGAAGGCTGCCGTGCCTGCGTTCACCGCATCCTCTCTGCCGTGCGCTCGGAACTGGCCGCTGCGACGCCCGATCCCAGCCCGGCTCGCCTGAGTTCGGTGCTCTTCATGGCAAGGTTGTGCCAGTGCATGGCCGACCTGTGTCCCAGCATGCAGCTCTGCATTTTTGGACGCCAGAGTGGGTGCCAGGCCATGGCCGCGGTGACGGGCAGGCAGGGCAAGAAGTTGGGGAAAGCTCGGGCGACTGTGGAGGTCAGTGCCACTCAGGTAAAGTGGGCAGAGCTGAAGGAGGAGCTTCTCAAATGCAGCATGGAGGCCTACTGCATCTGGAGCGCCGCGCTCTCTAAG ACCTTGCTGGACACGTTCGGCACCGCCCTCCGTGCAGCACAGTCTGCCGGTGCCGTCTTGACAACAGCAACAAACTGGGAAGCTCTGGAGATCCAAGAAGAGGCGGAGTCGGGCAGCAGCGTTACATCCAAAATCCGCGTTCCTGTCCAG CCATCTTGGTTTGTCCAGTCGCTGCTGTTCCAGCTGTGTGTGGAGGTCAacagggtgggggggcacacacTGCCAGCGCCCACCCTGCGCCAGCTCTTGCAGGCGTGTCTGGATCGGGTTTTACAAGAGTACCTTGGCCTCAGGCAGCAGGCGCCCAAG GAAGACGGATGTCCCATCACCCAGAACAGAGCCTTGCAAATGATATTTGACCTTTCTTATCTTCACGCCACCTTGGCCGCCAAAACGGATGAAAGCAAGAGCTCCAGATCCCCGCAGGACCCCAG aatGCAGGAGGTCTGCGAttggctggagagccacattgACCCCTTTGACCTTGACGTGTTCACGCCGCCGCTCAATGCCAACCTCGGCCGTCTCCGCCAGAGGACGTCG GTGCTGTTTGGCTTGGTGACGGGCTCGGAGAAACACTTTTCCCTGCGGAACAGCAGCGTGACCTCACAGGAGCCGCACAACATCCTTCCGCTCACCAACAGCCAGATGAG GTTCGGGTTGTTGCCGCTCAGCGTGTCCAGTGTGCATAAATCCAAGATGGCCACCACAAACACCAATACTCAGCTG gctcctccccctcctcgctTCCTCAGTGCAGACGGGCGGGAAAGCTTCAGGCCAGGCAGTCTCTTCCGCCAGCTCGCGGATCAGGAAGAGGACGCCACCTCTTCTTCTTTATTCCACCTCAGCTGGCTCTCTGCCATGGCCAAATAA
- the cog1 gene encoding conserved oligomeric Golgi complex subunit 1 isoform X1: MTVDPASSLRVSEIKDPVVLFERYSTEEIRSIECKVRGQIEQKKEELRQMVGERYRDLIDAADTIGEMRHSSGSVVQSIQDMHQYCHLLKQGKSCASSRNPERQRQEKFYAMASQIKLLLEIPERMWSAMEASQYLQATQLYLLCCHLHSLLHLDAATGTHYSPVLARFPIIVRQVAATANFRSTILLDSKSLLRGRAVSDQAIAEALLSAMLLEDSSPRQALADFLLARKASIHQLLNQPQHGAGVKAQVCSLVELLVTTLFQAYAVFYVPSDGSPRSGEATLSCGLLFSILENVTSSTPAAGGKRVLQEDTSTGSWFKYLPPSITDFQPTLRTLAQPIHREQLRDTLQQWIDTCKEDICQGVSGLLVYVKSLKGLAAIRDAVWDLLSTDSINQHWNTVCQRLLERRLAVWDDFLQQLFLQRLQTITKEETEAISMSSVQLLTSAVRDLEEQTGTACNQVAQYEVDVASYLWSESAGDLLSDAGWVSVNQRGQQQQQRSGLAMKTQALTPCVQNFCSSLDGKLKERLDDLQHYLPSQEAAVVPSSGPTKSSSSPSSCHRFTDSPAVEEALREGCRACVHRILSAVRSELAAATPDPSPARLSSVLFMARLCQCMADLCPSMQLCIFGRQSGCQAMAAVTGRQGKKLGKARATVEVSATQVKWAELKEELLKCSMEAYCIWSAALSKTLLDTFGTALRAAQSAGAVLTTATNWEALEIQEEAESGSSVTSKIRVPVQPSWFVQSLLFQLCVEVNRVGGHTLPAPTLRQLLQACLDRVLQEYLGLRQQAPKEDGCPITQNRALQMIFDLSYLHATLAAKTDESKSSRSPQDPRMQEVCDWLESHIDPFDLDVFTPPLNANLGRLRQRTSVLFGLVTGSEKHFSLRNSSVTSQEPHNILPLTNSQMRFGLLPLSVSSVHKSKMATTNTNTQLQAPPPPRFLSADGRESFRPGSLFRQLADQEEDATSSSLFHLSWLSAMAK, from the exons ATGACTGTGGACCCAGCTTCGTCTCTCCGTGTGTCGGAGATAAAGGACCCCGTGGTTCTTTTCGAACGCTACAGCACAGAAGAAATTCGAAGCATAGAATGTAAAGTCCGAGGGCAGATCGAACAGAAGAAAGAGGAGCTTAGGCAGATGGTGGGGGAACGCTACCGGGACCTGATCGACGCTGCGGACACCATCGGGGAGATGAGGCACAGCTCCGGGAGTGTGGTCCAGTCCATCCAAGACATGCACCAGTACTGCCATCTTCTCAAACAAGGAAAAAGCTGTGCGAGCAGTCGCAATCCAGAG agGCAGAGACAGGAGAAGTTCTACGCCATGGCCTCCCAGATCAAGCTCCTCTTGGAGATTCCGGAACGAATGTGGAGCGCCATGGAGGCCTCCCAGTATCTGCAGGCCACTCAGCTCTACCTTCTGTGTTGCCATCTTCACAGTCTCCTCCACCTGGACGCCGCCACGGGGACTCACTACAGTCCCGTCCTGGCCCGTTTCCCCATCATTGTGCGGCAGGTGGCCGCAACTGCTAACTTCAG GTCCACCATCCTCCTTGACAGCAAGTCTCTGCTACGGGGTCGGGCGGTGTCAGACCAGGCCATCGCAGAGGCTCTGCTGTCGGCCATGCTGCTGGAGGACAGCTCTCCACGCCAGGCGCTTGCTGATTTCTTGTTGGCCCGAAAGGCCTCCATCCATCAGTTGCTCAACCAGCCCCAACACG GGGCAGGTGTGAAGGCCCAAGTGTGCAGCCTGGTGGAGCTGCTGGTGACCACGCTGTTTCAGGCCTACGCTGTTTTCTACGTGCCCTCAGATGGAAGCCCCAGGTCCGGGGAGGCCACCCTTAGCTGTGGCCTGCTCTTTTCCATTCTGGAAAATGTCACCTCCTCTACACCTGCAG CTGGAGGCAAGAGGGTTCTACAGGAGGACACGAGTACAGGCAGCTGGTTCAAGTACCTGCCCCCCTCCATCACAGACTTCCAGCCCACACTTCGTACCCTAGCACAGCCCATCCACAGGGAGCAGCTACGTGACACCTTACAGCAGTGGATTGATAC GTGTAAGGAGGACATCTGCCAGGGGGTTAGTGGCCTCCTGGTCTACGTTAAGAGCCTGAAGGGCCTGGCAGCCATTCGAGACGCCGTATGGGACCTCCTGTCCACGGACTCCATCAACCAGCACTGGAACACAGTGTGTCAGCGGCTGCTGGAGCGCCGCCTGGCCGTCTGGGATGACTTCCTGCAACAGCTCTTTCTTCAACGCTTGCAG ACTATCACCAAAGAGGAGACTGAAGCCATCTCCATGAGCTCTGTGCAGCTCCTCACCTCAGCTGTGAGGGATCTAGAGGAACAGACCGGCACCGCCTGCAACCAGGTGGCCCAGTACGAAGTAGACGTGGCCTCCTACTTGTGGTCGGAGTCTGCGGGGGACCTGCTGAGTGATGCAGGGTGGGTCAGCGTGAACCAGCgggggcagcagcagcagcagagaagCGGTCTGGCCATGAAGACCCAGGCCCTCACGCCCTGTGTTCAGAACTTTTGCTCCTCTCTGGACGGCAAGCTGAAAGAACGACTCGATGACCTCCAGCACTACCTTCCCTCCCAAGAAGCAG CTGTTGTGCCATCCTCCGGACCCACCAAGAGCTCGTCGTCGCCGTCCTCCTGCCATCGCTTCACAGACTCGCCGGCAGTGGAGGAGGCGTTACGTGAAGGCTGCCGTGCCTGCGTTCACCGCATCCTCTCTGCCGTGCGCTCGGAACTGGCCGCTGCGACGCCCGATCCCAGCCCGGCTCGCCTGAGTTCGGTGCTCTTCATGGCAAGGTTGTGCCAGTGCATGGCCGACCTGTGTCCCAGCATGCAGCTCTGCATTTTTGGACGCCAGAGTGGGTGCCAGGCCATGGCCGCGGTGACGGGCAGGCAGGGCAAGAAGTTGGGGAAAGCTCGGGCGACTGTGGAGGTCAGTGCCACTCAGGTAAAGTGGGCAGAGCTGAAGGAGGAGCTTCTCAAATGCAGCATGGAGGCCTACTGCATCTGGAGCGCCGCGCTCTCTAAG ACCTTGCTGGACACGTTCGGCACCGCCCTCCGTGCAGCACAGTCTGCCGGTGCCGTCTTGACAACAGCAACAAACTGGGAAGCTCTGGAGATCCAAGAAGAGGCGGAGTCGGGCAGCAGCGTTACATCCAAAATCCGCGTTCCTGTCCAG CCATCTTGGTTTGTCCAGTCGCTGCTGTTCCAGCTGTGTGTGGAGGTCAacagggtgggggggcacacacTGCCAGCGCCCACCCTGCGCCAGCTCTTGCAGGCGTGTCTGGATCGGGTTTTACAAGAGTACCTTGGCCTCAGGCAGCAGGCGCCCAAG GAAGACGGATGTCCCATCACCCAGAACAGAGCCTTGCAAATGATATTTGACCTTTCTTATCTTCACGCCACCTTGGCCGCCAAAACGGATGAAAGCAAGAGCTCCAGATCCCCGCAGGACCCCAG aatGCAGGAGGTCTGCGAttggctggagagccacattgACCCCTTTGACCTTGACGTGTTCACGCCGCCGCTCAATGCCAACCTCGGCCGTCTCCGCCAGAGGACGTCG GTGCTGTTTGGCTTGGTGACGGGCTCGGAGAAACACTTTTCCCTGCGGAACAGCAGCGTGACCTCACAGGAGCCGCACAACATCCTTCCGCTCACCAACAGCCAGATGAG GTTCGGGTTGTTGCCGCTCAGCGTGTCCAGTGTGCATAAATCCAAGATGGCCACCACAAACACCAATACTCAGCTG caggctcctccccctcctcgctTCCTCAGTGCAGACGGGCGGGAAAGCTTCAGGCCAGGCAGTCTCTTCCGCCAGCTCGCGGATCAGGAAGAGGACGCCACCTCTTCTTCTTTATTCCACCTCAGCTGGCTCTCTGCCATGGCCAAATAA